Proteins encoded together in one Sphingomonas radiodurans window:
- a CDS encoding TonB-dependent receptor, with amino-acid sequence MNRALAGGVIATLLACTSTHAIAQAIAPSDAAESANDIVVTAQKVEQRIEDVPLAVTAVTQDRMREIGVNSLTEVALFVPGLRIQEQSANNPGFVIRGITSDNGSSQQGARVTLYYNGVDISRSRGAYQDLFDVERIEVVKGPQATLFGTAAAVGAVSIISAKPQPGFSGELLASYGNYDRTQVAGFLNAGNDTLAARLAFAYKYRDGYVRNIAGDPDVPNQNQGRVDQDDLNGQDQRGIRGSIRWTPSDSVTADLVLTYDGQRNPGTAFKSRAFAPTGGQTGDYGYAELSGSPFSQEVLGKRKLGLDRNVYDANLTINVDIAPGITFTTVNGYRRFDALETFDADGGPAWYLEFAEDAKGDQWSHESRFNFTGDKYRASFGWNAFFENGYQRVPFSTEEGTYIACSVAGAYAQVRGLLNAAGLPTSTNCIAANGTVLAARATQLLSRGAATVVPYSSEFTNYGNNDTYSVFADATFIPIDALELTAGARLLIEDRQSGYSSIQPNSVLLAGLGVRTSLLGTANTNGVKFEAKRSFAAFLPRVNALYRVTDDVNVFATVSKGRRSPVVQLAAFATTPVSPNLQIVPEETVWNYEGGIKVGGRGLSGTLSVFYQTYDNFQVSVTDAAGVVTTQSAGTAKNLGVEFEGTWRPTDFLSVFGSFGYIDGGIGDEPLPSGATNVFANNRFRLQPEITAAAGATLRLPVTDAVTFYATPSVSYQSKVFFELPNREAISQDGYALVNLRAGVEFADGRYRIGGFARNLGNERYLIDAGNTGGGFGTPTYIAGEPRFYGVELAGRF; translated from the coding sequence ATGAACCGCGCCCTTGCGGGCGGCGTCATTGCGACGCTGCTCGCCTGCACGTCTACCCATGCCATCGCTCAGGCGATCGCGCCCAGCGACGCCGCGGAAAGCGCGAACGACATCGTCGTCACTGCGCAAAAGGTGGAGCAGCGCATCGAGGACGTGCCACTTGCCGTCACGGCAGTGACGCAGGACCGGATGCGCGAGATCGGCGTAAACTCGCTCACCGAAGTTGCGCTCTTCGTCCCCGGCCTGCGCATCCAGGAGCAGAGCGCGAACAACCCCGGCTTCGTAATCCGCGGCATAACCTCGGACAACGGCTCGTCGCAGCAGGGCGCGCGCGTCACACTCTACTATAACGGCGTCGACATCAGCCGCTCGCGCGGCGCGTATCAGGATCTGTTCGATGTCGAGCGGATCGAAGTGGTGAAGGGCCCACAGGCGACGTTGTTCGGTACGGCCGCAGCGGTGGGTGCGGTCAGCATCATCTCCGCCAAGCCGCAGCCCGGCTTCTCTGGCGAACTGCTCGCGAGCTACGGCAATTATGACCGCACACAGGTGGCCGGTTTCCTCAACGCCGGCAACGACACGCTCGCCGCGCGGCTGGCATTCGCCTACAAGTATCGCGACGGCTACGTACGCAACATCGCCGGCGATCCCGACGTTCCCAACCAGAACCAGGGCCGCGTCGATCAGGACGATCTGAATGGGCAGGACCAGCGCGGCATTCGCGGCTCGATCCGCTGGACACCGTCCGACTCGGTGACCGCTGATCTCGTGCTGACCTATGACGGGCAGCGCAACCCAGGCACCGCCTTCAAGAGCCGCGCGTTCGCGCCGACCGGCGGGCAGACCGGCGACTATGGCTATGCCGAATTGTCGGGCTCACCGTTCAGCCAAGAGGTGCTGGGCAAGCGCAAGCTCGGGCTCGACCGCAACGTCTATGATGCGAATCTGACGATCAACGTCGACATCGCGCCGGGCATCACGTTCACCACCGTCAACGGCTATCGTCGCTTCGATGCGCTCGAGACGTTCGATGCCGATGGCGGCCCGGCCTGGTATCTCGAATTCGCCGAGGATGCGAAGGGCGACCAGTGGAGCCACGAAAGCCGCTTCAACTTCACTGGCGACAAGTATCGCGCCTCGTTCGGCTGGAACGCCTTCTTCGAGAACGGCTATCAGCGCGTGCCATTCTCGACCGAGGAGGGAACGTACATCGCCTGCTCCGTCGCGGGTGCCTATGCGCAGGTGCGCGGTCTGCTGAACGCAGCCGGGCTGCCGACCAGCACCAATTGCATTGCGGCCAACGGCACCGTCCTGGCGGCGCGCGCCACGCAATTACTGTCGCGTGGTGCGGCGACCGTGGTGCCCTATTCGTCGGAATTCACGAACTACGGCAACAACGACACCTATTCGGTCTTCGCCGACGCGACGTTCATCCCGATCGACGCGCTGGAACTGACCGCCGGTGCGCGTCTGCTGATCGAGGATCGCCAGTCGGGCTACAGCAGCATCCAGCCCAACTCGGTGCTGCTGGCCGGGCTCGGTGTGCGCACCAGCCTGCTCGGCACCGCCAACACCAACGGCGTCAAGTTCGAAGCCAAGCGCAGCTTTGCCGCGTTCCTGCCACGCGTGAACGCGCTGTATCGCGTGACCGATGACGTCAACGTGTTCGCCACCGTCAGCAAGGGGCGCCGCTCGCCGGTCGTTCAGCTCGCCGCGTTCGCAACCACGCCAGTTAGCCCTAACCTTCAGATCGTGCCGGAAGAAACGGTGTGGAACTACGAAGGCGGCATCAAGGTCGGCGGGCGCGGGCTCTCGGGTACGCTCTCGGTGTTCTACCAGACCTATGACAATTTCCAGGTCAGCGTCACCGATGCAGCCGGTGTCGTCACCACGCAGAGTGCGGGCACGGCAAAGAATTTGGGCGTCGAGTTCGAGGGCACGTGGCGGCCGACCGACTTCCTGAGCGTGTTCGGCAGCTTCGGCTATATCGACGGTGGGATCGGCGACGAGCCGCTGCCGAGCGGCGCAACGAACGTCTTCGCCAACAACCGCTTCCGGCTGCAGCCTGAAATCACCGCCGCCGCGGGCGCGACGTTGCGCCTGCCGGTGACCGATGCCGTCACGTTCTACGCGACGCCGTCGGTCAGCTATCAGAGCAAGGTGTTCTTCGAACTGCCTAACCGCGAGGCGATCAGCCAGGACGGCTATGCGTTGGTCAACCTACGCGCGGGCGTCGAATTCGCCGACGGCCGCTATCGCATCGGCGGCTTCGCGCGGAACCTCGGCAACGAGCGCTATCTGATCGACGCCGGCAACACCGGCGGCGGCTTCGGCACGCCGACCTACATCGCCGGCGAGCCGCGCTTCTATGGCGTGGAGCTCGCGGGCCGCTTCTGA
- a CDS encoding zinc-binding alcohol dehydrogenase family protein, which yields MRAIAFKQPGPIDREDSLVDIELPDPVATGRDLLVRVHAASVNPVDVKVRAGMRGGSEEWRVLGYDAAGEVVAVGPEVTGFKVGDVVMYAGQIDRPGSNAELQLVDERIVGPKPQSLDWAAAAALPLTTITAWEALFDKLEVKRAIPGAAPAVLIVNGAGGVGSITIQLLRALTDLTVIATASRDETKAWVKELGAHHVISHREPMAPQIEALGIGKPGHVFSTSHTDDHLADILQLIAPQGKLCLIDDPKTLDVMPLKTKAISLHWELMFTRSLFKTADMGEQGRLLAEVAQLIDAGQVRSTLTETLGMINADNLKKAHALIESGKARGKVVLAGW from the coding sequence ATGCGCGCCATCGCCTTCAAGCAGCCGGGACCGATTGATCGCGAGGATTCGCTCGTCGATATCGAGCTGCCCGATCCCGTTGCTACCGGCCGTGACCTGCTGGTCCGCGTACACGCCGCCTCGGTCAATCCCGTCGACGTGAAGGTCCGCGCCGGGATGCGCGGCGGCAGCGAAGAATGGCGCGTCCTCGGCTATGACGCAGCGGGCGAGGTGGTCGCAGTCGGCCCCGAGGTAACGGGGTTCAAGGTCGGCGACGTGGTGATGTACGCCGGGCAGATCGACCGCCCCGGCAGCAACGCCGAACTGCAATTGGTCGACGAGCGGATCGTCGGGCCGAAGCCACAGTCGCTCGATTGGGCCGCAGCAGCCGCGCTCCCGCTGACGACGATCACCGCCTGGGAAGCGCTGTTCGACAAGCTCGAGGTGAAGCGCGCGATCCCCGGCGCGGCACCCGCGGTGTTGATCGTCAACGGCGCCGGCGGCGTCGGCTCGATCACTATCCAGCTGCTGCGTGCGCTGACCGATCTCACCGTGATCGCCACCGCCTCGCGCGACGAAACGAAGGCGTGGGTCAAGGAACTCGGCGCACATCATGTGATCAGCCACCGCGAACCGATGGCGCCGCAGATCGAGGCGCTGGGGATCGGCAAGCCCGGCCACGTCTTCTCGACCAGCCATACCGACGATCATCTAGCCGACATCCTCCAGCTGATCGCGCCGCAGGGCAAGCTGTGCCTGATCGACGATCCCAAGACGCTCGACGTCATGCCGCTCAAGACCAAGGCGATCTCGCTCCACTGGGAACTGATGTTCACCCGCTCGCTGTTCAAGACTGCCGACATGGGCGAACAGGGGCGGCTATTGGCCGAGGTGGCACAGCTGATCGATGCGGGTCAGGTCCGCAGCACGCTGACCGAGACGTTGGGTATGATCAACGCCGACAATCTGAAGAAGGCGCATGCGCTGATCGAGAGCGGCAAGGCCCGCGGCAAGGTGGTGCTCGCCGGGTGGTGA
- the typA gene encoding translational GTPase TypA, whose amino-acid sequence MNLRNIAIIAHVDHGKTTLVDQLFRQSGTFRDNQRVEERAMDSNDLEKERGITILAKPTSIDWEGIRINIVDTPGHADFGGEVERILSMVDGVVLLVDAAEGAMPQTKFVTGKALALGLRPIVVVNKIDRSDARAQEVLDEVFDLFVSLDATDDQLDFPVIFASGRNGYAGDNPDVREGTLTPLYRTIVDHVPPPALNEDAPFTFLVTLLDRDNFLGRILTGRVNSGVVKLNQPIHALNDAGEVIETGRASKIMSFRGLDRVPVDEARAGDIISMAGLAVATVADTICDTSVTQALHAQKIDPPTLSMRFAVNDSPMAGREGTKVTSRMIRDRLFREAESNVAVKVTEASDRDSFEVAGRGELQLGVLIETMRREGFELGISRPRVLFQEDENGKRTEPYEIVIIDVDEEYSGTVVEKMNLRKGEMTDMRPSGGGKTRITFSAPSRGMIGYHGEFLSDTRGTGIMNRLFEKYGPHKGPIEGRKNGVLISNGSGEANSYALGPLEGRGILFVGHGEALYEGMIIGENAKTEDLEVNPMKAKQLTNFRASGGKDDAIRLTPPKKMTLEQAIAYIDDDEMVEVTPKSIRLRKRFLDPNERKRNRRSAEAA is encoded by the coding sequence ATGAATCTGCGCAACATCGCCATCATCGCGCACGTCGATCACGGCAAGACCACTCTCGTTGACCAGCTCTTCCGCCAGTCCGGCACCTTCCGCGACAACCAGCGCGTCGAAGAGCGCGCGATGGATTCGAACGATCTCGAGAAGGAGCGTGGGATCACGATCCTCGCGAAGCCGACCTCGATCGATTGGGAAGGCATCCGCATCAACATCGTCGATACGCCCGGCCACGCCGATTTCGGCGGCGAGGTGGAGCGCATCCTGTCGATGGTTGATGGCGTGGTCCTGCTGGTCGATGCCGCCGAAGGCGCGATGCCGCAGACCAAGTTCGTGACGGGCAAGGCGTTGGCGCTCGGCCTGCGCCCGATCGTCGTCGTAAACAAGATCGACCGTTCGGACGCACGCGCGCAGGAAGTGCTCGACGAAGTGTTCGATCTGTTCGTCAGCCTCGATGCGACCGACGATCAGCTCGATTTCCCGGTGATCTTCGCTTCGGGCCGCAACGGCTATGCCGGCGACAACCCCGACGTGCGCGAAGGCACGCTGACGCCGCTGTATCGCACGATCGTCGATCATGTCCCGCCGCCGGCGCTGAACGAGGATGCGCCGTTCACCTTCCTGGTGACGTTGCTCGACCGCGATAACTTCCTCGGCCGTATCCTCACCGGCCGCGTCAATTCGGGCGTGGTGAAGCTCAACCAGCCGATCCACGCGCTGAATGACGCCGGCGAGGTGATCGAAACGGGCCGCGCATCGAAGATCATGAGCTTCCGCGGGCTCGATCGCGTGCCGGTCGACGAGGCGCGCGCGGGCGACATCATCAGCATGGCCGGGCTTGCGGTCGCGACCGTTGCCGACACGATCTGCGACACCAGCGTAACCCAGGCGCTCCATGCGCAAAAGATCGATCCGCCGACGCTGTCGATGCGCTTTGCGGTCAACGATTCGCCGATGGCGGGCCGCGAGGGCACCAAGGTGACCAGCCGCATGATCCGCGATCGCCTGTTTCGCGAGGCCGAATCGAACGTCGCCGTGAAGGTGACTGAAGCATCCGACCGCGACAGCTTCGAAGTCGCCGGCCGCGGCGAGCTCCAGCTCGGCGTGCTGATCGAAACGATGCGCCGCGAGGGCTTCGAACTCGGCATCAGCCGCCCGCGCGTGCTGTTCCAGGAAGATGAGAACGGCAAGCGCACCGAGCCGTACGAGATCGTCATCATCGACGTGGACGAGGAATATTCAGGCACGGTCGTCGAGAAGATGAACCTGCGTAAGGGCGAGATGACCGACATGCGCCCGTCGGGTGGCGGCAAGACGCGCATCACCTTCTCCGCCCCGTCGCGCGGCATGATCGGCTATCACGGCGAGTTCCTGTCGGACACGCGCGGCACCGGCATCATGAACCGGTTGTTCGAGAAGTACGGCCCGCACAAGGGCCCGATCGAAGGCCGCAAGAACGGCGTGCTGATCTCGAACGGTTCCGGTGAAGCCAATTCCTACGCACTCGGCCCGCTCGAAGGCCGCGGCATCCTGTTCGTCGGGCACGGCGAAGCGCTCTACGAGGGCATGATCATCGGCGAGAATGCCAAGACGGAAGACCTTGAGGTCAACCCGATGAAGGCGAAGCAGCTGACGAACTTCCGCGCTTCGGGCGGCAAGGACGACGCGATCCGCCTGACCCCGCCGAAGAAGATGACGCTCGAGCAGGCGATTGCCTATATCGACGATGACGAGATGGTCGAAGTGACGCCGAAGAGCATCCGTCTTCGCAAGCGGTTCCTCGATCCCAACGAGCGTAAGCGTAACCGGCGTAGCGCCGAAGCGGCGTGA
- a CDS encoding oxidoreductase yields the protein MIARPIGAAPVRVGLIGFGYAGRTFHVPLIGATEGIAPIAVASSRPEAVHAVLPGIDIMDTPAALIARDDIDLVVVATPNDSHAQIALAALLAGKHVVVDKPFALSLPEARSVVAAAERAGRLVTVFHNRRWDGDFLSVRAAIARGDIGEVVHFESHFDRFRPMVRDRWRERATPGGGIWYDLGPHLIDQALQLFGLPDAIEASIATLRPGGVADDWAHAILHYPGRRVILQASMLVAGGSARFTVHGTAGSIVKQGADRQEAQLLAGMIPGAAGWGEDDDPLVLYDGEQSRGLPTLPGDQRDFYRGVAAAVRGEGPNPVMPHEALAVMALIDAGLQSSAERRAIEPDFA from the coding sequence GTGATCGCCCGGCCGATCGGAGCGGCGCCGGTGCGCGTCGGTCTGATCGGCTTCGGCTATGCGGGGCGCACCTTCCACGTCCCGCTGATCGGCGCGACCGAAGGGATCGCGCCGATTGCCGTAGCCTCGTCGCGACCGGAAGCGGTTCATGCCGTGCTGCCCGGCATCGATATCATGGACACGCCGGCCGCGTTGATCGCGCGTGACGACATCGACCTCGTCGTCGTCGCTACCCCGAACGACAGCCACGCCCAGATCGCGCTGGCGGCGCTCTTGGCTGGCAAGCATGTCGTTGTCGACAAGCCGTTCGCACTGTCGCTGCCCGAGGCGCGCTCGGTTGTCGCGGCGGCAGAGCGGGCAGGGCGTTTGGTCACGGTATTCCACAACCGCCGCTGGGACGGCGATTTCCTGAGCGTCCGCGCCGCCATCGCGCGCGGCGACATCGGCGAAGTCGTGCACTTTGAAAGCCACTTCGATCGCTTCCGCCCGATGGTGCGCGATCGGTGGCGCGAGCGCGCGACGCCCGGCGGCGGCATCTGGTATGACCTAGGCCCGCACCTCATCGACCAGGCGTTGCAGCTGTTCGGACTGCCCGATGCGATTGAAGCCAGTATCGCGACGCTCCGCCCCGGTGGCGTCGCGGATGATTGGGCGCACGCGATCCTCCACTACCCCGGCCGTCGCGTGATCCTGCAGGCAAGCATGTTGGTCGCCGGCGGCAGCGCGCGCTTCACCGTCCACGGCACTGCGGGCAGCATCGTGAAGCAAGGTGCCGATCGGCAGGAGGCGCAACTCCTCGCCGGCATGATCCCCGGCGCCGCTGGCTGGGGCGAAGATGACGATCCGCTCGTCCTGTATGATGGCGAGCAATCCCGCGGACTGCCGACGCTGCCCGGTGACCAGCGCGATTTCTATCGCGGGGTTGCTGCCGCCGTGCGCGGTGAGGGGCCCAACCCGGTGATGCCCCACGAGGCGCTTGCCGTCATGGCGCTGATCGACGCCGGGCTGCAATCATCGGCAGAACGACGCGCCATCGAACCGGATTTCGCCTGA
- a CDS encoding EVE domain-containing protein translates to MRYWLLRSEPDVYGWDHLTRDGETEWDGVRNYTARNFLKEMEVGDRAIFYHSNTEKAAVGTMEIVRAWRPDGDKDQWASVAVKPLEKMPVPVTLAAMKAEPRLAALEVLRQSRLSVTPVRDDEWAVLMELGGVK, encoded by the coding sequence ATGCGATACTGGTTGTTACGGTCCGAGCCGGATGTTTACGGCTGGGATCATCTGACGCGCGACGGCGAGACCGAGTGGGACGGCGTGCGCAATTACACCGCGCGCAACTTCCTCAAAGAAATGGAAGTCGGTGATCGGGCGATCTTCTACCATTCCAACACGGAAAAGGCAGCCGTGGGCACGATGGAGATCGTGCGAGCCTGGCGACCCGACGGCGACAAGGACCAATGGGCATCGGTCGCGGTGAAACCATTGGAGAAGATGCCGGTGCCGGTGACGCTGGCGGCGATGAAGGCAGAGCCGCGGCTCGCGGCGCTGGAAGTGCTGCGGCAGAGCCGATTGTCCGTGACGCCAGTGCGAGACGATGAGTGGGCGGTTCTGATGGAACTGGGCGGCGTGAAGTAG
- a CDS encoding DUF3297 family protein: MTDTPPDHLSIDPSSPYFDQPPLERGIGIRFKGLERTDVEEYSISEGWIRVALGKKVDRRGRPLTIKLLGPVEAYFQRPAEGAEEGTTEA; the protein is encoded by the coding sequence ATGACCGACACACCACCAGATCATCTCTCGATCGACCCCAGCAGCCCGTACTTCGACCAGCCGCCGCTCGAACGCGGCATCGGCATCCGCTTCAAGGGTCTCGAGCGCACCGATGTCGAGGAATATTCGATTTCCGAAGGTTGGATCCGCGTCGCGCTGGGCAAGAAGGTCGATCGCCGCGGTCGTCCGCTGACGATCAAGCTCCTCGGACCGGTCGAAGCGTATTTCCAGCGCCCTGCCGAGGGCGCGGAAGAGGGCACCACAGAAGCGTAA
- a CDS encoding NAD(P)H-dependent flavin oxidoreductase has translation MSVPAILSRLRLPIIGSPLFIISGPELVIAQCKAGIVGSFPALNARPQGLLDEWLHRITEELAAHNRDNPDRPAAPFAVNQIVHKSNDRLDADLATCEKWQVPITITSLGARAELNQAVHNWGGITFHDVIDDRFARKAVEKGADGLIPVAAGAGGHAGRLSPFAIVSEIRQWFDGPVALSGSIGTGDAVLAAQAMGADFAYIGSPFIATVEANADEGYKQGIVEGKASDIVYSNLFTGVHGNYLRGSIEAAGLDPDNLPEGDYKTMNFGQGDNAPKAKAWRDIWGSGQGIGAVEKVETVADRIDRMEREYRAAKARIGLVAA, from the coding sequence ATGTCAGTCCCAGCGATCCTTTCCCGCCTGCGGTTGCCGATCATCGGCTCGCCCTTGTTCATCATTTCCGGCCCGGAGCTGGTGATCGCTCAATGCAAGGCCGGCATCGTGGGTTCGTTTCCTGCGCTCAACGCGCGGCCGCAAGGGCTGCTCGACGAATGGCTGCACCGGATCACCGAAGAGCTGGCGGCGCACAACCGCGACAACCCCGATCGCCCCGCGGCGCCGTTCGCGGTGAACCAGATTGTCCACAAGTCGAACGACCGGCTCGATGCCGACCTTGCCACGTGCGAGAAGTGGCAGGTGCCGATCACGATCACGTCGCTGGGCGCGCGCGCCGAGTTGAATCAGGCGGTGCATAACTGGGGCGGGATCACGTTCCATGACGTGATCGACGACCGGTTCGCGCGCAAGGCAGTGGAAAAGGGCGCTGACGGGCTAATCCCGGTCGCTGCCGGTGCTGGCGGCCATGCGGGGCGGCTGTCGCCGTTCGCGATCGTCAGCGAGATCCGGCAGTGGTTCGACGGGCCGGTTGCGCTGTCGGGATCGATCGGCACGGGTGACGCCGTGCTTGCGGCGCAGGCGATGGGGGCGGATTTCGCCTATATCGGCTCACCGTTCATCGCGACGGTCGAAGCGAACGCCGACGAAGGCTACAAGCAGGGCATCGTCGAGGGGAAGGCCTCCGACATCGTCTATTCCAACCTGTTCACCGGGGTGCACGGCAATTACTTGCGCGGCTCGATCGAGGCGGCGGGGCTCGACCCCGACAATCTGCCCGAGGGCGACTACAAGACGATGAACTTCGGTCAGGGCGACAATGCGCCCAAGGCGAAGGCATGGCGCGATATCTGGGGTTCCGGCCAAGGCATCGGTGCGGTCGAGAAGGTGGAGACGGTCGCGGACCGGATCGACCGGATGGAGCGCGAATATCGCGCGGCCAAGGCGCGGATCGGGTTGGTCGCGGCCTAA
- a CDS encoding LysR family transcriptional regulator produces the protein MEDWDDLRHFLAVADTGSTLAAGRKLRVSQTTCARRVAALETRLGVRLFDRKPAGYLLTSDGAALLGAAQGAADAVEAFAQAAESRARAARSVVRLTASEIFAVTMLAPVLRDFHDARPDIRIELDTSDEVRDLAAGAADIAIRIAGSPSGAGVIGRRVADDDWAIYCSRGFAAARGIPRSIEELRGMPIIGGGEEGVWRMYGEYLRHFGLVDSMVMQHNTSLGLLAAVRSGLGLSALPCLVADHEPDLICCFRTPQPTRGMWLLIHERSRGEPRIRTVVDFLYTRLVHATQRDAGQVATVTT, from the coding sequence ATGGAAGATTGGGACGATCTTCGCCATTTCCTTGCGGTCGCGGACACTGGCAGCACGCTCGCCGCGGGGCGCAAGCTGCGCGTCAGCCAGACGACATGCGCGCGGCGAGTCGCGGCTCTGGAGACGCGGCTGGGCGTGCGGCTGTTCGATCGGAAGCCGGCGGGATACCTGCTGACTTCCGATGGCGCGGCACTGCTCGGCGCGGCGCAGGGAGCAGCCGACGCGGTGGAGGCTTTCGCGCAGGCTGCCGAGTCGCGTGCTCGCGCGGCACGCAGCGTCGTACGGCTGACCGCGTCTGAGATCTTCGCAGTGACGATGCTGGCGCCGGTGCTGCGCGACTTTCACGACGCGCGGCCCGACATCCGAATCGAGCTCGATACGTCGGACGAGGTACGCGACCTGGCGGCGGGCGCCGCCGACATCGCAATTCGCATTGCCGGGAGCCCGTCTGGTGCGGGTGTCATCGGGCGGCGCGTGGCGGACGATGACTGGGCGATATATTGCAGCCGTGGCTTCGCCGCCGCGCGAGGCATCCCGCGATCGATCGAGGAGTTGCGCGGCATGCCGATCATCGGCGGCGGCGAGGAAGGCGTGTGGCGGATGTACGGCGAGTATCTGCGGCACTTCGGCCTGGTCGATTCGATGGTGATGCAGCACAATACGTCACTCGGGCTGCTCGCCGCTGTGCGCTCGGGACTGGGGCTGTCCGCGCTCCCCTGCCTGGTGGCGGATCACGAGCCCGATCTGATCTGCTGCTTCCGGACGCCACAGCCGACTCGCGGCATGTGGCTGCTAATCCACGAGCGATCGCGCGGCGAGCCGCGGATCCGGACGGTCGTCGACTTCCTCTACACGCGACTGGTTCACGCGACGCAGCGTGATGCTGGACAGGTCGCTACGGTGACGACATAA
- a CDS encoding UrcA family protein: MKILLPLAALAAGFLTAPTAQAQVDTRTASRTVHVADLRLDTDAGVARLDRRLHLAARDVCAAPAAYDRSQRKLVQDCVAQTLAATTTQRTALLASIRPTGAIQLSAK; encoded by the coding sequence ATGAAGATCCTCCTCCCGCTCGCGGCGCTCGCCGCGGGGTTCCTCACTGCACCTACCGCACAGGCCCAGGTCGACACGCGCACCGCCAGCCGCACCGTCCACGTCGCGGATCTGCGCCTCGACACCGACGCTGGCGTCGCCCGGCTCGATCGCCGGCTGCACCTCGCCGCACGCGACGTCTGCGCTGCGCCTGCCGCCTATGATCGCTCGCAGCGCAAGCTGGTGCAGGATTGCGTCGCCCAGACGCTCGCCGCCACCACCACCCAGCGCACCGCGCTTCTGGCTTCGATCCGCCCAACCGGCGCGATCCAGCTCAGCGCCAAGTGA
- a CDS encoding gamma carbonic anhydrase family protein has product MPLYEFRGQRPTCHATAWVAPSAELIGDVQLAEDTSVWFGAVIRGDNTTIPIGARSNVQEGAMLHSDPDAPLAVGEDCTIGHHAILHGCTIGNRVLIGMGATVLNHAVIADDCIVGANALVTEGKTFPPGSLIVGSPARAVKQLDERAIAGLKMSAAHYVENGRAAAAGLKRVD; this is encoded by the coding sequence ATGCCGCTGTATGAGTTCCGCGGGCAGCGCCCGACGTGCCACGCGACCGCCTGGGTCGCGCCGAGCGCCGAGCTGATCGGCGACGTGCAGCTCGCCGAAGACACGAGCGTTTGGTTCGGCGCGGTGATCCGCGGTGACAACACGACGATCCCGATCGGGGCGCGCAGCAACGTGCAGGAAGGCGCGATGCTGCATTCCGATCCCGATGCGCCGCTGGCGGTGGGCGAGGATTGCACGATTGGGCATCATGCGATCCTGCACGGCTGCACGATCGGCAACCGGGTGCTGATCGGCATGGGGGCGACGGTGCTCAATCATGCGGTGATCGCGGACGATTGCATCGTCGGCGCGAACGCGCTGGTGACCGAGGGAAAGACCTTTCCGCCCGGCAGCCTGATCGTCGGCAGCCCCGCGCGGGCGGTGAAGCAACTGGACGAACGGGCGATCGCCGGGCTCAAAATGTCGGCGGCACATTATGTAGAGAACGGCCGCGCCGCTGCCGCCGGGCTGAAGCGGGTGGATTAA